Proteins encoded together in one Ipomoea triloba cultivar NCNSP0323 chromosome 4, ASM357664v1 window:
- the LOC116015209 gene encoding uncharacterized protein LOC116015209, which yields MLLSSLKPPVGSLPSSYRLNGPSGNGSVSAMLRVNGKPSKSTTLQLKGGEEKFQAQETLPAVLRRDAMLLTAVGLALSLPMPAGALEIDVRSIFAGILEARREARRAKARFLKRKTEVDRKPKNESKAESPNAKIEVEGEENKVNVTGNDEKLKAKSDGEAAKNEGDEKEPRGDVPLLPPLLLPNLLNGTPQVAHAQ from the exons ATGTTGCTTTCCAGTTTGAAGCCACCGGTGGGTTCGCTTCCGTCTAGCTACCGGTTGAATGGGCCAAGTGGAAATGGTTCTGTGTCGGCAATGTTAAGGGTGAATGGCAAGCCTTCTAAGTCAACTACTCTTCAG CTAAAAGGTGGAGAAGAGAAGTTCCAAGCACAGGAAACCCTACCTGCAGTTTTGAGAAGAGATGCCATGCTCTTAACTGCTGTTGGGCTTGCTCTTTCCTTGCCAATGCCTGCTGGGGCACTTGAAATTGATGTTAGGAGCATATTTGCAGGGATACTTGAAGCACGTAGGGAAGCGCGTAGGGCAAAGGCCAGGTTTTTAAAGCGAAAAACTGAAGTGGACAGAAAACCGAAAAATGAGAGCAAGGCCGAGTCACCAAATGCAAAAATTGAAGTCGAAGGCGAAGAAAACAAAGTGAATGTAACTGGTAATGATGAAAAGCTAAAGGCCAAGAGTGATGGTGAGGCGGCAAAGAATGAAGGTGATGAAAAGGAGCCGAGGGGGGATGTTCCTCTTCTTCCGCCTCTACTGCTTCCTAACCTCCTGAATGGTACACCTCAAGTTGCTCACGCACAATGA